The Candidatus Kaelpia aquatica genome includes a region encoding these proteins:
- the purS gene encoding phosphoribosylformylglycinamidine synthase subunit PurS, translating to MLKADITVHLKKTVVDPQGLAVKHALESLDYESLKEVRVGKSIAILFDSDDVEDISKKTDEICKKLLANTVIEDYQFSIKKEV from the coding sequence ATGTTAAAGGCGGATATAACTGTTCATCTTAAAAAGACCGTTGTTGACCCGCAAGGTTTAGCTGTAAAACATGCTTTAGAATCGTTAGATTACGAATCTCTTAAAGAGGTAAGGGTTGGAAAATCTATCGCCATTCTTTTTGATTCTGACGATGTCGAAGATATAAGTAAAAAGACCGATGAGATCTGCAAAAAGCTTTTAGCTAACACAGTAATTGAGGATTATCAATTTAGTATAAAGAAAGAGGTTTAG